Below is a window of Micromonospora chersina DNA.
TCCTCGGCGCGGTCGGCGTAGTCGACGGCGAGGACCTGTTTGCCCGCGTCGCGCAGGGCTCGGGCGTTGCCGAGGTTCTCCTCGCACCAGCTCTCGGTGCACGGGTCACCGGGTGAGCGGTAGAAGAGGTCCTCCATGCCGATCCCGTCGATCGCCGCGGTGTAGCCGTCGTACGCACGCAGCTCCGGGGAGTTCTGCGGGTACACCAGCAGGCCGGGCCGCTGCCCCTTGGCGTACCGGCTGATCCGGACGATCAGCTCGACCATGGCGCGGGCCAGGTCGGTGCGGCTCCGACCCGGGGTCAGCGCCAGGTCCAGCTCCTCGTAGGCCAGCGGGGTGTCCAGGTAGATCCCGTCGAATCCGGCCCGGACGGCCTGGTCGATCCGGGGCCGGACGGCCATGTCCCACCACCGCTGCTCCCAGTAGCGGACGAAGAACTCGTCGGGCCAGTCCGGCCACCGGTTGAGGACGAGGCCCGGCTCCTGCCGGATCCGCGGGTACTCCGGCCGGAACTGCTCGATGCTGCCGATCTCGAAGTAGGCCAGCACGACCTTGCCCGAGGACCGCAGCGCCCCGACCTCCGCCCGGGTGAAGTAGTCGGCGTGGGCGTCCCGGGCCAGGTCGATCACGGCGAGCGGCTGCGGCGTCCTGGCCAGCTCGTCGAGCCGCCCGCCGGGGTAGCCCTGCAACTGGTAGACCCATCCGCCGCTCACCGGGGCCGGCCCGGTCCGGATCTCCGCGGGGCGCGCCGGGCCGTCCCGCGTGCAGCCGG
It encodes the following:
- a CDS encoding endo alpha-1,4 polygalactosaminidase — encoded protein: MSLGGRWRAMVALAVGLALAVTGCTRDGPARPAEIRTGPAPVSGGWVYQLQGYPGGRLDELARTPQPLAVIDLARDAHADYFTRAEVGALRSSGKVVLAYFEIGSIEQFRPEYPRIRQEPGLVLNRWPDWPDEFFVRYWEQRWWDMAVRPRIDQAVRAGFDGIYLDTPLAYEELDLALTPGRSRTDLARAMVELIVRISRYAKGQRPGLLVYPQNSPELRAYDGYTAAIDGIGMEDLFYRSPGDPCTESWCEENLGNARALRDAGKQVLAVDYADRAEDVRAACARYRQEGFGGYVTSRALDRVHPPCP